In Pelagicoccus albus, the following are encoded in one genomic region:
- a CDS encoding efflux RND transporter periplasmic adaptor subunit, whose translation MKLSFFVKFFLVVALLAAGGFYFINSMQPVAAVAEAKRSIAVRSVPGTLQVVAEKEMAIRSDLQGRVKESMLELGADVKEGDVLVQLDLGDLELMIEKVKTEIEAATLSLEQGSTRQFDLVTLRERLEDARRRLDAGMISQSDLDARQRDVTELEQAIEAELNVKQVRLRQTENELKILERNREKMTIRAPMDGVITDVLVYRGDLIGSGKEIAYMMSADRIVEVKVSEENFAGVEVGQIARVKFLGYGDATFDAEVSKTLPVADPLTQRYTVHLVVDIPMEKLFPGLTGEATITLDERENALIIPGTAIIGDRVFAVEDGLVKMKKIEKGYGSMTNVEIVSGLEEGDLVIVEDLDLYKEGDQVRISKAAN comes from the coding sequence ATGAAGCTAAGTTTCTTTGTTAAATTCTTCCTCGTTGTCGCCCTTTTAGCGGCGGGAGGATTTTATTTCATAAACTCCATGCAGCCGGTAGCCGCAGTCGCTGAAGCGAAACGCAGCATCGCGGTGCGTTCGGTCCCTGGTACTTTGCAGGTAGTGGCCGAGAAGGAAATGGCTATCAGGAGTGATCTGCAGGGCCGCGTTAAAGAGTCGATGCTAGAACTCGGAGCGGACGTGAAGGAGGGGGATGTCCTTGTGCAGCTCGATCTAGGTGATCTCGAGCTGATGATCGAAAAGGTGAAGACAGAGATCGAGGCAGCAACTTTAAGCTTGGAGCAAGGCTCCACTCGCCAGTTCGATTTAGTTACTTTGAGAGAACGGTTAGAGGATGCGCGCAGACGTTTGGATGCGGGCATGATCAGCCAAAGTGATCTGGATGCCAGACAACGTGACGTGACCGAATTGGAGCAAGCGATCGAAGCAGAGCTGAATGTGAAGCAGGTTCGTCTGCGTCAGACCGAGAATGAGCTGAAGATTTTAGAGCGAAATCGCGAGAAGATGACGATTCGCGCTCCTATGGACGGTGTTATTACGGACGTTTTAGTCTACCGGGGAGATTTGATCGGAAGCGGTAAAGAGATCGCCTACATGATGTCGGCGGATCGGATTGTAGAGGTGAAGGTCAGCGAGGAAAATTTCGCGGGTGTGGAAGTTGGCCAGATCGCACGTGTAAAATTCCTAGGCTACGGAGATGCTACTTTCGATGCGGAGGTTAGTAAAACGCTTCCAGTTGCGGACCCTTTGACGCAACGCTACACAGTTCATCTTGTAGTGGACATACCCATGGAAAAACTATTCCCGGGCCTCACTGGAGAAGCTACCATTACTTTGGACGAGCGTGAAAATGCTCTCATCATTCCGGGGACCGCCATCATCGGTGACCGAGTTTTCGCCGTTGAAGATGGGCTTGTGAAGATGAAGAAGATCGAAAAGGGCTACGGCAGCATGACAAACGTTGAGATTGTCAGTGGTCTGGAGGAAGGGGATTTGGTGATTGTAGAAGATCTCGACCTCTACAAAGAAGGGGATCAGGTCAGAATCTCGAAAGCCGCCAATTAA
- a CDS encoding nucleotidyltransferase family protein yields the protein MKPTLLVLAAGMGSRFGGLKQMEPVGPKGEWILDYSVSDASKAGFGKVVFVIRREMEAEFKSLTEAKYKDQVDLAFAFQEKLDLPIDVPNMELREKPWGTGHAVYAARKHLEAPFAVINADDFYGAEAFQALAKFLTDTSHQKETETYALVGYRLANTLSDHGSVSRGVCQIESSGQLVSIEEHSEIRYQSSKIRAKDSAGNEVELSPKTIVSLNCWGFPNGWAQKLGTLFADFLKDKGSEAKSEFYLPSAVDEMIKSGQARAIALPCDSKWLGVTYRDDLPSVRAAIKELYQRT from the coding sequence ATGAAGCCAACTTTGCTTGTACTCGCCGCAGGAATGGGAAGCCGCTTCGGTGGACTGAAACAAATGGAGCCGGTTGGCCCCAAGGGAGAGTGGATCCTAGACTACTCTGTTTCGGACGCCAGCAAAGCGGGGTTTGGAAAAGTCGTCTTTGTCATTCGCCGTGAAATGGAAGCCGAGTTCAAGAGTTTGACCGAGGCGAAATACAAAGACCAGGTCGACTTGGCATTCGCATTCCAGGAAAAATTGGACCTCCCTATCGACGTTCCTAATATGGAGTTGCGTGAGAAACCATGGGGTACCGGTCACGCCGTTTACGCAGCCAGAAAACACCTCGAAGCTCCATTTGCTGTCATTAATGCAGACGACTTCTACGGAGCCGAAGCGTTCCAAGCTCTCGCAAAGTTTTTGACGGACACATCCCATCAGAAGGAAACTGAGACCTACGCATTGGTGGGATATCGCCTAGCAAACACACTTTCCGATCATGGATCCGTTTCCCGCGGCGTTTGCCAAATTGAATCAAGCGGACAACTCGTATCAATAGAGGAACACAGCGAAATACGCTACCAAAGCTCCAAAATACGTGCCAAAGACTCCGCCGGTAATGAGGTTGAGCTGAGCCCCAAAACCATCGTATCGCTGAATTGTTGGGGATTCCCCAATGGCTGGGCCCAAAAGCTGGGGACCCTTTTCGCTGATTTCCTGAAAGATAAAGGTTCCGAAGCGAAATCGGAATTCTACCTTCCCTCAGCGGTTGATGAAATGATCAAATCCGGACAAGCTCGGGCGATCGCCCTTCCCTGCGATTCGAAATGGCTAGGAGTGACTTACCGAGACGATCTGCCATCGGTACGCGCAGCCATCAAAGAACTTTATCAAAGAACTTAA
- a CDS encoding TonB family protein has protein sequence MKKAHSTSTLKLIGLFAAIAFPFAANAASVPTPKKTVAPKIEDASGLVRVLVDINQYGFVTDAAIEESSNAELNDATLAAIRQWTFNPAEEDGIAVSSKAVQPFSFNHGAIVYKEKKLAEDSLPSAKKRVAPTLSNELRSITGQVVLQAELNEEGRVIDVAVKSSTHEELESTASDALKKWTFKPAIESGKSIASSVIIPFHFKGIEAAAAVELASHNQNVDKAPKAIRKTIPELPSSVSDQRGEAKLKLTVDQHGFVAAADILESSNPALSAAAQEAALEWKFKPAIKNGEAVAATVIQPFSFNGGLITDEVPVDSMPSIKRSVQPELPAALAQVQGFVKVRLEIDAHGNVQSASCTKSSHDELVAPTVEAAKSWSFKPATRAGEKVPSSVVVPFVFNERS, from the coding sequence ATGAAAAAAGCACATTCCACCTCTACTCTTAAGCTAATCGGCCTTTTCGCCGCGATCGCCTTCCCGTTCGCAGCGAATGCAGCATCGGTTCCGACTCCTAAGAAGACAGTCGCGCCGAAAATCGAAGATGCCTCTGGGCTCGTTCGCGTGTTGGTTGACATCAACCAATACGGTTTCGTAACGGATGCCGCAATCGAGGAGTCTTCCAATGCCGAACTTAACGATGCCACTTTGGCTGCGATTCGCCAGTGGACATTCAATCCTGCAGAGGAAGACGGAATAGCAGTCTCCTCGAAGGCCGTTCAACCTTTCTCCTTCAATCACGGAGCTATTGTATACAAGGAAAAGAAGCTAGCCGAGGACAGCCTTCCCTCCGCGAAGAAGCGAGTCGCACCCACTCTATCCAATGAACTCCGCAGCATCACTGGACAAGTCGTCCTCCAAGCTGAGTTGAACGAAGAGGGACGCGTCATTGACGTAGCAGTTAAGAGCTCTACCCACGAGGAACTGGAAAGTACTGCAAGCGACGCCTTAAAGAAATGGACGTTCAAGCCCGCCATCGAATCAGGTAAGTCGATCGCCTCCAGCGTAATCATTCCGTTCCATTTCAAAGGAATAGAGGCCGCAGCAGCAGTCGAGCTCGCTTCTCACAACCAAAACGTGGACAAGGCTCCAAAAGCAATCCGCAAGACCATCCCCGAACTTCCGAGCTCCGTGAGCGACCAACGCGGCGAAGCAAAGCTGAAGCTCACCGTCGATCAACATGGTTTCGTCGCAGCGGCAGACATACTTGAATCAAGCAACCCCGCCCTCTCGGCCGCAGCTCAAGAAGCCGCCCTAGAGTGGAAATTCAAGCCGGCGATCAAGAATGGAGAAGCAGTGGCGGCCACAGTTATTCAACCTTTTAGCTTCAACGGCGGCCTCATCACCGACGAAGTTCCAGTTGATAGCATGCCTTCGATCAAGCGATCGGTTCAACCAGAGCTTCCGGCGGCTCTCGCCCAAGTTCAAGGCTTCGTAAAAGTCCGTCTCGAAATCGATGCTCACGGAAATGTACAAAGCGCATCCTGCACAAAAAGCTCCCACGACGAACTCGTTGCTCCGACCGTTGAAGCCGCCAAAAGCTGGTCCTTCAAACCAGCAACGAGAGCTGGGGAAAAGGTACCTTCATCTGTGGTTGTTCCCTTCGTATTCAACGAGCGCAGCTAG
- a CDS encoding DUF255 domain-containing protein: MHSKLLTKCTPIFFFLFLANLGFSASSLQEAHQDDNVEWREWTPGIAEHAKSEGKPIFFFVSQSGESLGRAMLNETFKNNTIAHLLNEAFVPVLVDANESPELAAFIGKLAVDHFEAAELPHCLWTDEELAPLNGGGYFPPTDDWGGQGFLTVARNVSEQWNSAPDDYRSMAREKLAESTKTESYASKDRTAKLQILSTSTLPEEQTSPQLRPLYFLNLAKSSKILPVPQAQKSLKEFESGLEKIVISAGFDSLEGGFFRGANDESWRLPFFQKATRDQALMLSALAKRISDDPKQGYIDLIRLTVGFIESALAKPNGLKVHFLDGFSENDDPDGAEGLHYVVVKSELEKLSGKSIKTWNLSQNGNLDPEIDFLGFYVESNIPFIESYDILTAAYDSLRAELASIRSSKSPLLSEPIGYTKDNALLIKALAQSAVATGLDQYMDLAQSIETALLKENFELESHTLYQSDSKTKTASSLDYALMIAAELELFTQTNDITYLNKAESLQNAWNNDSRFNPSDPTRLESGVENLDFRSVRDRSYPSVVSTFLENAQTFSENGSECISSEIVENVLTNLPADLETRPELYQSLILTLQNGD, translated from the coding sequence ATGCACTCAAAATTGCTGACGAAGTGTACCCCCATTTTCTTTTTTCTATTTTTGGCAAATCTTGGTTTCTCGGCCTCTAGCCTCCAAGAAGCTCACCAAGACGACAATGTCGAATGGAGAGAATGGACCCCTGGGATCGCCGAGCATGCGAAAAGCGAAGGCAAACCAATCTTCTTTTTCGTTTCCCAATCCGGAGAGAGTCTGGGCCGGGCGATGCTAAACGAAACATTCAAAAACAACACGATCGCTCATCTACTAAACGAGGCCTTTGTCCCAGTCTTGGTTGACGCCAACGAATCACCAGAGCTTGCGGCTTTCATCGGGAAATTAGCGGTGGATCATTTCGAGGCTGCCGAGTTGCCTCATTGCCTCTGGACCGATGAAGAATTAGCGCCGTTGAACGGTGGGGGGTACTTCCCGCCAACTGATGATTGGGGAGGACAAGGGTTTCTCACTGTCGCAAGAAACGTAAGTGAACAGTGGAATTCCGCACCGGACGACTATCGATCAATGGCCAGAGAGAAACTCGCCGAATCAACCAAAACGGAATCCTACGCGTCAAAAGATCGGACTGCAAAACTGCAAATTCTTAGCACCTCCACACTTCCAGAGGAGCAAACTTCGCCTCAACTGAGACCATTGTATTTTCTGAATCTAGCCAAATCGTCCAAAATTCTACCGGTACCGCAGGCTCAAAAAAGTTTAAAAGAGTTCGAAAGTGGTTTGGAAAAAATCGTCATCTCTGCCGGATTCGACAGTTTGGAGGGTGGTTTTTTCCGCGGTGCGAACGATGAATCATGGAGACTGCCCTTCTTCCAAAAGGCCACCCGAGACCAAGCTCTTATGCTCTCTGCTCTTGCAAAACGGATCTCGGACGACCCCAAGCAAGGATACATCGACCTGATTAGATTAACAGTCGGATTCATAGAATCAGCACTGGCGAAACCCAACGGACTAAAGGTCCATTTTCTGGACGGATTTTCTGAGAATGATGATCCAGATGGAGCAGAAGGACTACACTATGTGGTGGTGAAATCAGAGCTAGAGAAGCTTTCCGGAAAGTCCATTAAAACTTGGAATTTGAGCCAAAACGGCAACCTAGATCCAGAAATCGACTTCCTAGGATTCTATGTCGAGAGCAACATCCCCTTTATCGAAAGCTACGATATTCTCACCGCTGCTTACGACTCGCTTCGAGCGGAATTGGCCTCAATCAGATCTTCGAAAAGTCCCCTCCTGTCCGAGCCCATTGGATACACGAAGGACAACGCCCTTCTAATCAAAGCTCTCGCTCAATCCGCCGTAGCCACTGGCCTCGATCAGTACATGGACTTAGCCCAATCAATTGAAACAGCCCTGCTGAAAGAAAATTTCGAGCTAGAATCGCACACGCTTTACCAAAGCGATTCGAAAACCAAAACCGCATCCAGCTTGGACTATGCACTGATGATAGCGGCCGAGCTAGAGCTCTTTACACAAACAAACGACATCACATATTTGAATAAAGCAGAATCCTTGCAAAACGCATGGAATAACGACTCGCGTTTCAACCCCTCAGATCCAACGAGATTAGAGTCGGGGGTAGAAAATTTGGATTTCAGATCCGTTCGCGACAGAAGCTACCCTTCGGTCGTATCCACTTTCCTAGAGAATGCACAAACATTCAGCGAAAATGGATCCGAGTGCATTTCCTCGGAAATAGTCGAAAATGTCCTTACGAACCTTCCTGCAGATTTGGAAACTCGCCCTGAACTATATCAATCCCTCATCCTGACACTCCAAAATGGAGACTAG
- the queF gene encoding preQ(1) synthase has protein sequence MDSKYLGKTVRQPIDDLDTFEAPDGVSIVKMTSDELTSSCPITGQPDYYTVSIEYVPNQLCIESKSLKLYLWGFQKKAMFSEKIAAVICDRVVQDISPKRCVVTTVQKARGGITIESVAEYPRA, from the coding sequence ATGGATTCCAAATATCTAGGAAAAACAGTCCGCCAACCCATTGACGATCTCGACACATTCGAAGCTCCAGATGGAGTATCGATCGTAAAAATGACATCTGACGAGCTCACGAGCTCTTGCCCTATCACTGGGCAGCCAGACTACTACACTGTTTCGATCGAATACGTGCCCAACCAGTTGTGCATCGAGAGTAAGAGTCTAAAACTCTACCTTTGGGGGTTTCAGAAGAAGGCTATGTTCTCTGAGAAGATAGCCGCTGTAATTTGCGACCGAGTAGTTCAAGATATCTCGCCAAAGCGTTGTGTAGTAACAACCGTTCAAAAGGCGAGGGGAGGAATCACCATCGAGTCTGTTGCCGAGTATCCTAGAGCCTAG
- a CDS encoding helix-turn-helix transcriptional regulator, giving the protein MKPNQTTENGSKSAPGKEQLERLTKREKQVLFWIVEGKTNGDIGRILEISPRTVEKHCESIFRKLGIENRYAAIVFALTSNWELKPE; this is encoded by the coding sequence GTGAAACCAAACCAAACAACCGAGAACGGATCGAAATCCGCACCTGGCAAAGAACAGCTCGAACGGCTGACCAAGCGTGAGAAGCAGGTGCTTTTCTGGATCGTTGAGGGAAAAACCAACGGCGATATCGGCAGAATTCTTGAAATCAGCCCACGCACGGTCGAGAAGCATTGCGAAAGCATTTTCCGGAAGTTGGGCATCGAGAATCGCTATGCTGCGATCGTTTTTGCTCTTACCAGCAATTGGGAGCTTAAGCCGGAATAG
- a CDS encoding carboxy terminal-processing peptidase yields the protein MTKCLTAAAALLGLISASLSFAVTSLEEPLPELKSTSLMENEARLVVEMLETMHFESAEISNETFAELITEFMENLDYNKLYFLEEEQKQFIEEYGNSLGFKLRYQGQLEAAFDIYSIYRDHVIDRVDWVLNQLERDWTFDTDEYYIYDREESPWPKSKEEADELWRLRVKYELLQEILNDKTQEEAKERITKRYERVLRSMHENTAKDVEEIFLTSLTKMFDPHSSFLSSDTLEDFNISMRLKLIGIGAMLSEEDGYCVIRELVPGAPAIRSKKIKPNDRIVAVAQEGEEPVDIIGMGLRKIVDQIRGEKGSKVTLTIIPADATDDSVREDVVIVRDEVHINSSRATGKIFEVPDQEGKMSSIGVIDIPTFYGGDEYFENGQRYMTSVTADVEELVNKMKTEGVEGIVLDLRRNGGGLLDEAIRMTGLFIRRGPVVQVREKSGYVQSHMDRDPKVAYSGPLAVLTSRYSASASEILAGALQNYGRSITIGNSSTHGKGTVQQVFSLDQYVLRKDIANDRAGAAKLTIRKFYLPNGFSTQRKGVVPDIQLHSIEEITAVGEADLPNALSWDYIKPVTRFVEMTLKSNLLEQLTSSSEERMSSLEEFEFLQKRLDWYSEREEKKKISLNLEQRKVMMEEDEAFLDSIKDEQRSLAEKNYEFTEVKLDSVIREEAQREKEEAEFENTLAAEEETAPTAEETEEETSTELASDESENSASEEEEEEEDLPDFDIQLRETLRIMTEAIEISPNPTDWSQPALPIASKSRFERLMN from the coding sequence ATGACCAAGTGCCTAACAGCAGCCGCAGCATTGCTCGGCCTCATATCCGCCTCCCTTTCATTCGCAGTAACATCATTAGAGGAGCCGCTTCCAGAGTTGAAAAGCACCTCTCTGATGGAAAACGAGGCACGCCTCGTAGTCGAAATGCTGGAAACCATGCATTTCGAAAGCGCCGAAATCTCAAATGAAACCTTCGCGGAGCTGATAACCGAATTCATGGAGAATTTGGACTACAACAAGCTTTATTTCCTAGAGGAGGAACAGAAGCAATTCATCGAAGAATACGGCAATTCTCTGGGCTTCAAACTTCGCTACCAAGGTCAGCTGGAAGCAGCCTTCGACATCTACTCCATATACCGCGATCATGTTATCGATCGAGTCGACTGGGTTTTGAATCAGCTGGAGCGAGATTGGACCTTCGACACGGACGAATACTACATCTACGATCGAGAGGAAAGCCCTTGGCCAAAATCCAAAGAGGAGGCCGACGAGCTGTGGAGACTACGCGTCAAATACGAGCTCCTGCAGGAGATTCTCAACGACAAGACGCAAGAAGAGGCCAAAGAGCGCATTACCAAACGCTACGAGCGGGTGCTTAGAAGTATGCACGAGAATACCGCTAAGGATGTTGAAGAAATCTTTCTCACCAGCCTAACCAAGATGTTCGATCCCCACTCTAGCTTTCTATCATCGGACACTCTGGAGGATTTCAATATCAGCATGCGCCTGAAGCTCATAGGGATCGGAGCTATGCTGAGCGAAGAGGATGGATATTGCGTTATACGCGAACTCGTTCCCGGGGCTCCAGCTATCCGTAGCAAGAAAATCAAGCCCAACGATCGCATCGTCGCAGTAGCCCAAGAAGGTGAAGAGCCAGTTGATATCATAGGCATGGGCCTTAGGAAGATTGTAGATCAAATTCGCGGTGAAAAAGGCTCAAAAGTAACCCTTACCATAATCCCCGCTGACGCCACCGACGACTCCGTACGAGAAGATGTCGTGATCGTAAGAGACGAAGTTCACATCAATTCCAGCCGCGCCACCGGCAAGATCTTCGAGGTTCCAGACCAAGAGGGAAAGATGAGCTCAATTGGCGTTATCGACATTCCAACCTTCTATGGGGGCGACGAGTACTTCGAAAATGGCCAACGCTACATGACAAGTGTAACAGCCGACGTGGAAGAACTGGTCAACAAGATGAAAACGGAAGGCGTAGAGGGCATCGTGCTGGACCTCCGTCGCAATGGTGGTGGTTTGCTTGATGAAGCTATCAGAATGACAGGCCTTTTCATACGCAGAGGTCCAGTAGTTCAAGTGCGAGAAAAGAGCGGTTACGTCCAATCCCATATGGATCGCGACCCCAAAGTCGCCTACAGCGGCCCCCTCGCAGTTCTGACATCTCGCTACAGCGCTTCCGCTTCCGAGATTCTAGCCGGAGCGTTACAGAATTACGGACGCTCCATCACGATCGGCAATTCTTCCACGCACGGGAAGGGCACCGTGCAACAGGTATTCTCCCTCGACCAATACGTCTTAAGAAAAGATATCGCTAACGACAGGGCTGGAGCAGCCAAACTAACAATCCGCAAGTTCTATCTGCCCAACGGATTTTCTACGCAACGCAAAGGGGTCGTACCAGATATCCAACTCCACTCGATCGAGGAGATCACTGCCGTGGGAGAGGCCGATCTGCCAAATGCTCTCTCTTGGGACTACATCAAGCCGGTTACTCGCTTCGTGGAGATGACCCTCAAGAGCAATCTTCTTGAGCAACTCACCTCCAGCAGCGAAGAGAGAATGAGCTCCTTGGAGGAATTTGAATTTCTGCAGAAGCGTTTGGATTGGTACTCCGAGAGGGAAGAAAAGAAAAAGATTTCCCTCAACCTCGAGCAACGCAAAGTCATGATGGAGGAGGACGAAGCCTTTCTCGATTCCATAAAGGACGAACAGCGCTCGCTAGCGGAAAAGAACTACGAGTTCACGGAAGTGAAACTCGACAGCGTCATCCGTGAGGAAGCGCAACGAGAGAAAGAGGAAGCCGAATTCGAAAACACTTTGGCAGCGGAGGAAGAAACGGCACCAACCGCAGAAGAAACCGAGGAGGAAACCTCTACTGAGCTAGCGTCAGACGAATCCGAAAACTCCGCATCAGAAGAAGAGGAGGAGGAAGAAGATCTCCCAGATTTCGACATCCAGCTGAGAGAAACCCTCCGCATTATGACTGAAGCGATTGAAATCTCCCCTAACCCCACAGACTGGAGTCAGCCAGCTCTTCCGATCGCCTCAAAGTCTAGGTTCGAACGCTTGATGAACTAG